Part of the Planococcus plakortidis genome is shown below.
CAGCCGGCCCTTTGGCGGTATTAAGCATTCTCATTTGAATATGTGTTTTGTCGATGACGCGGCCCATCGCCCCGCCCATTGCATCTATTTCACGTACTACGATGCCTTTAGCCGGCCCGCCGATCGACGGGTTGCACGGCATAAAGGCGATCATATCGAGATTCATCGTCAACACGAGTGTTTTGGCGCCCATACGTGCAGAAGCGAGTGCTGCTTCTGCTCCGGCATGGCCTGCTCCTACGACGATGACATCGAACGTGCCTGCTTCGTATTGTGGCATGTTCGTTCAGTCCCTTCAAAAATTTATTTTCCTAGGCAAAATTGCGAGAATAATTGATTCAATAAGCCGTCATCTGCCGTATCACCGATGATTTCACCGAGGATTTCCCACGTGCGGGTCACATCGATCTGGATCATATCGACCGGCACATCCATTTCGGCGGCTGAAATGGCATCCGAAATCGTTTGATGCGCTTGATGCAAAAGCGAAATATGGCGAACGTTGGAGACATAGGTCATGTCCCCTGCCTCGATTTCCCCCTCAAAGAACAAGTCGGCAATCGCTTCTTCGAGCTGGTCGATGCCTTCTTCTTCAATTAAGGAAGTCGTCACGAGGCGTTTATCGCCTGTCAATTCCTTTACTTGTTCCAAATCGATCTGCTTCGGCAAATCGGTTTTGTTGATGACGACGATATAATTCATGTCGCGGACCGCTTCGAACAATAAGAGGTCTTCTTCTGTCAATTGCTCCGCATAATTCAGTACATAAAGGATCAAATCGGCTTCTTTCAGCACTTTGCGGGAACGTTCGACGCCGATGCGCTCGACAATGTCTTCCGTTTCCCGGATGCCTGCCGTATCGACAAGGCGCAGCGGGACACCGCGGACATTGACGTATTCCTCGATGATGTCGCGCGTCGTGCCGGCGATTTCCGTGACAATGGCTTTATTTTCCTGTACTAAACTATTCAGTAACGACGATTTCCCGACATTCGGGCGGCCGATGATGACCGTCGACAAGCCTTCCCGCAAAATCTTGCCTTGCTGGGAAGTTTGGAGCAATTTAGCGATTTCCGCTTGCACCCATTGCGCTTTTTCGAGCATCATCGGACGCGTCATTTCTTCCACATCGTCGTATTCGGGGTAATCGATATTCACTTCCATCTGTGCGATCGATTCCAAAAGCGCCTGGCGCAGCGAGCTGATCAGGCGGGACAAACGCCCTTCCATCTGGGTCAGCGCGACGTCCATGGCACGGTCCGTTTTCGCGCGGATCAAGTCCATGACGGCCTCTGCCTGGGACAAGTCGATGCGACCGTTCAGGAAGGCGCGCTTGGTGAATTCACCGGGTTCCGCAAGCCGTGCACCCGCTCTTAAAGCGAGTGACAGCACACGATTGACCGATACGATGCCGCCGTGGCAATTGATCTCCACGACATCTTCACGGGTAAATGTTTTCGGTGCTCTCATCAATGCGACCATGACTTCCTCCGCCGTTTCTTTCGTCGCGGGGTCTTCAATATGGCCATAATGGATGGTATGGCTCGCCTGTTCTGCCAACGCTTTAGCAGACGGCGCACGGAACAACCGGTCTGCGATGGCTACTGCTTCCGGCCCGCTTAGGCGGACGATGGCGA
Proteins encoded:
- the mnmE gene encoding tRNA uridine-5-carboxymethylaminomethyl(34) synthesis GTPase MnmE, whose protein sequence is MEFDTIAAISTPSGEGAIAIVRLSGPEAVAIADRLFRAPSAKALAEQASHTIHYGHIEDPATKETAEEVMVALMRAPKTFTREDVVEINCHGGIVSVNRVLSLALRAGARLAEPGEFTKRAFLNGRIDLSQAEAVMDLIRAKTDRAMDVALTQMEGRLSRLISSLRQALLESIAQMEVNIDYPEYDDVEEMTRPMMLEKAQWVQAEIAKLLQTSQQGKILREGLSTVIIGRPNVGKSSLLNSLVQENKAIVTEIAGTTRDIIEEYVNVRGVPLRLVDTAGIRETEDIVERIGVERSRKVLKEADLILYVLNYAEQLTEEDLLLFEAVRDMNYIVVINKTDLPKQIDLEQVKELTGDKRLVTTSLIEEEGIDQLEEAIADLFFEGEIEAGDMTYVSNVRHISLLHQAHQTISDAISAAEMDVPVDMIQIDVTRTWEILGEIIGDTADDGLLNQLFSQFCLGK